The following coding sequences lie in one Drosophila sulfurigaster albostrigata strain 15112-1811.04 chromosome 2R, ASM2355843v2, whole genome shotgun sequence genomic window:
- the LOC133836249 gene encoding inositol polyphosphate-5-phosphatase A isoform X2: protein MESISKIVIDTELMLVTANVGSLFEDPKRLLSIWLEEFIAKITELKPQFLALHLQEVGGKTYENSMDHVQEFIKYLNETMGSMDYTYVRIYMDEDYNSVENFTALGNIYFGHKNICTLKIWNFLKHGWEDKLNENQIYTGNIEAVATKEKSKFPQHFFPECKWSRKGFMRTRWEINGTVIEMVNIHLFHDASNLVACADFPSVYCKTRRRALIHTIERFHLDDKNGSVPFFCFGDFNFRCDTAGVVKELTANLVAHRVQSIKTDNTKIHYRNSIGNNILTLGKKEFSHADHQLKFKEYWLKNFDKELEPLTEILIEYPINFIPSYPFEEDPEMPTDYMSTRCPSWCDRILMTPQVNDIIACNEWKYDIIGESVCMGDHKVP from the exons atggaaTCCATAAGTAAGATAGTGATAGATACTGAATTAATGCTAGTAACAGCTAATGTTGGAAGTTTGTTTGAAGAT CCAAAAAGACTTCTTTCAATATGGTTAGAAGAGTTTATTGCCAAGATTACGGAATTGAAGCCACAATTTTTAGCATTACATCTTCAAGAAGTTGGAGGAAAGACATATGAAAATTCGATGGATCACGTACAGgagtttattaaatacttaaatgaaACAATGGGATCAATGGATTATACTTACGTTCGCATTTATATGGATGAAGATTACAACTCCGTTGAGAATTTTACT GCTCTTGGCAACATTTACTTCggacataaaaatatatgtacccTAAagatttggaattttttaaaacacGGCTGGGAAGACAAACTTAATGAGAATCAAATATACACTGGTAACATTGAAGCAGTTGCAACCAAGGAGAAGTCAAAGTTTCCTCAACATTTTTTTCCTGAA tgcAAATGGTCGCGAAAAGGGTTTATGCGAACACGTTGGGAAATTAACGGCACAGTCATTGAGATGGTGAACATACATCTTTTCCACGATGCATCTAATTTAGTAGCTTGTGCAGATTTTCCATCAGTCTACTGTAAAACAAGAAGACGAGCTCTGATACATACAATTGAGAG GTTTCACTTGGATGACAAAAATGGATCCGtcccctttttttgttttggagattttaattttcgatgTGATACTGCAGGCGTTGTAAAA GAACTGACTGCAAATTTGGTTGCCCATCGCGTACAAAGTATTAAAACGGATAATACTAAAATCCACTATCGCAATTCCATTGGCAATAACATACTTACATTGGGAAAAAAAGAGTTTAGTCACGCTGATCATCagcttaaatttaaagaatattgG ttaaaaaattttgataagGAATTGGAGCCACTCACGGAAATTTTGATTGAATATCCAATAAACTTTATTCCTTCATATCCCTTTGAAGAAGATCCCGAAATGCCCACCGATTATATGTCAACAAGATGCCCATCGTGGTGCGATCGTATTTTGATGACTCCGCAAGTTAACGACATTATTGCATGCAATGAATGGAAATATGATATAATTGGAGAATCTGTCTGCATGGGAGACCACAA